AGAGGATGGTGACGAAGGCGATCACCCCGAGGAGCTGGGTAACCGTCGGTGCCTTGGCGCAGAGTGCAAGAAGTGTGACGACAGCCGTGACCGCGAGACCGATGCCAATGACCGACGGCCCAACCGCAAAGAACTGCCCCCAGTCTGGCAGCCCGATGTTGCCGGCGTGAGGAGCGACGATAAACCTGAGCCCGCAGGCCGAGACGATGGCCAGGACCGTCGTCATCACTGAGGCGATGATGAACTCCACGACGAGCCATCGACGCCTGGATATCCCCTGCGTAAAGAGATACGATCCGAATCTGGCATCAAAGGCATCGGCGATGCGGGGCCCAAGTGAGCCGATTGGGATCACCAGCGGTGCGACGATGACGATAGCCGAGGCAACCCCGGTGACACGAGATTGCACGGTGGTGGGTGACTTGAGCGTGGATGCTGGGTAGCCATGCAACTCGATCCAGGCGAAGATCCAAAAGGCGAGCAGCACCCCGAGTGTGATGACGAAGAGTCGGAGTATGCTCGATTCGTATCGAAGGCTTGTGCGTATGACTTTGGTGAGCCTGGGTCGTCGCGAATTGGTAGCCGGATCGGTGACAAGGATCATGGTTGCACTCCTTTGTGACTGACTTTGTTGCTGACTGGCAGCCGGGTTGCCTGCTTGTCGTATGACCGAAGGCTGTGCCCAGTTTGGAGATAGCCGATGACGATCTCTTCAAGGCCTGGATGCTCATCGGTGCTGTCGGTTGGAGCGTCAAAACGGACCATCGACCGTGTCGTTCCTCCCATAACGAGGGTGGAGCCGGTTGGTGGGGGGCCCGCCACATAGGCGTGGCGCCTAACCAGGTCGTCAATGGCCTCCGAGACGATTAGGCGACCACCGTCGAGAATGAGGAGCCAGTCGCAGTCGCGTTCAATATCGACGACGAGATGGGAAGAGATGATGACCATGGTCTGATGCTCGGCGGCTTGTGCAAGCACCTCACCCATGATCTGTCGCCTTGACATCGGATCGAGTGCAGCGAGTGGCTCGTCTAGTAGCAGAAGCCGGGGATGGCGTGCGAGGGCAGCCGCAATGGCGGTGACCTTGCGCTGCCCTTCGGAGGCTCTTTTGATCGTTGAGTCGCGAGGGAGATCGAACGCATCGATGAGACCTTCATAGGAGGCGTAATCGAAGGTTGTGTTGTAGCCACGCCCCAGTTCACCTAACTCGGCGATGCTCAGTCGACTGGGTAGTGATGCTTGTTGGTCGACCAGGGCGATATCACCACGACGAAGCGGTGCTCCGTCCAGGGTCACCTTGCCCTGGGTCACCGGTCGCAGGCCAGCCAAGCAGTGCAATAGTGTCGTCTTGCCGGCTCCAATCTCGCCGACGAGGCCGACGACGCGGTTGGTCCCGATCGTGCAGCTGAGCTCGTGTAAAATCTCCCGTCGTCGGAGTCGATGCAAACCAGTGTTCTGGCGGGTTCGATGCGACAGATTGTGAACTTCAAGGCATGGATTTGTCATGACTCCTCCTCAGCTGGTTATGGCGCTCAAGCGCCCCGGCCAATGCGATGCGAATATCGTCCTGGCTGAGGCCGTCGGCGACCCCTTCGGCGATGGCAACATCTAGACGCGTGGCGAGCGCTTGGTGGGCTGCTTCGTTCCCGGTAAAGGGGTTAAATATGATCAGGGTACCAATTCCTTGCTTGGCCAAAGTGATGCCCTGGGCCTCAAGAACGTCATAGGCCTTGAGGGCGGTGTTGACGTTGATACTGGCGGTCCTCACCACTTCGGTAACCGGTGGTAGCTGATCTCCGACCCCCAGAAGTCCAAGGCGCAGCGCCGCAAGCACCTGGTCGACGATCTG
The Ferrimicrobium sp. genome window above contains:
- a CDS encoding ABC transporter ATP-binding protein, with translation MTNPCLEVHNLSHRTRQNTGLHRLRRREILHELSCTIGTNRVVGLVGEIGAGKTTLLHCLAGLRPVTQGKVTLDGAPLRRGDIALVDQQASLPSRLSIAELGELGRGYNTTFDYASYEGLIDAFDLPRDSTIKRASEGQRKVTAIAAALARHPRLLLLDEPLAALDPMSRRQIMGEVLAQAAEHQTMVIISSHLVVDIERDCDWLLILDGGRLIVSEAIDDLVRRHAYVAGPPPTGSTLVMGGTTRSMVRFDAPTDSTDEHPGLEEIVIGYLQTGHSLRSYDKQATRLPVSNKVSHKGVQP
- a CDS encoding GntR family transcriptional regulator, producing the protein MSDRTPDHPHVSFLIDRSTGVPAYRQIVDQVLAALRLGLLGVGDQLPPVTEVVRTASINVNTALKAYDVLEAQGITLAKQGIGTLIIFNPFTGNEAAHQALATRLDVAIAEGVADGLSQDDIRIALAGALERHNQLRRSHDKSMP